One region of Flavobacterium sp. GSB-24 genomic DNA includes:
- a CDS encoding RagB/SusD family nutrient uptake outer membrane protein, whose protein sequence is MKTPFKYITLSLLLAASAVSCSDDFLKDKKGYGFYDDTFYQTQERAQAYVDNQYYDFYNAYKSPTSTIIGSYTDANSRLTEELGGTQDFINPNKTLVNSADGSGYYGAKLTTSINNHPYNRIRECNAFIEEVDVKGSNLDKTFRDQAKGQMYYMRAMQYFDLMRVYGGVPIVTTVQEAAADDPSIQLPRAKVSEVVAQIVKDLDMAASLLPGNWASGAYGRFTRGAAMAQKARVLLTFASPLFNKNWDGSNERWEAALKAGLEAEAQLTADGYGLYGSNAKQWEQMFLIDNAFCSEAITVQLCGTGNLSQAINNSWEKGIRLLSLGGTGGGVAAPKEMIDLFPMADGSRPTAANGYNDFTFFLNRDPRFYRTFAFSGSKWGSKETPNSVLWAYRWVDGSNKAGFSDGNTAISSPAFVRKMTNINASKETNFQYSGTDIFEYRYAELLLNIAECYAALGQTNSTLTYLGRIRNRVGIPSANNYGIGTLSDKYQAIEAVLYERRVELAYEGKRFWDVQRWMLYDNEALPGVTGGTVSKLGLTPINGTKRTGNFLQYRVATTSATTDPLAAARASVVADPDAANFGAQLTTLAAFYNANFIRTPLITPMDNFNGAAVNIKFNPNYYINGLNTTALTSNPWLLQTIGWNDNFGGQGTYNYQE, encoded by the coding sequence ATGAAAACACCATTTAAATATATAACACTATCATTATTACTTGCTGCAAGTGCGGTTTCTTGTAGTGATGATTTTCTAAAAGATAAGAAAGGTTATGGCTTTTATGATGATACGTTCTACCAAACTCAAGAGCGTGCACAAGCCTATGTAGATAATCAATATTATGATTTTTACAATGCTTATAAATCACCAACTTCTACAATTATTGGTTCTTATACAGATGCCAACTCAAGATTGACAGAGGAACTAGGAGGTACACAAGATTTTATTAATCCTAATAAAACCCTTGTAAACTCCGCTGATGGAAGTGGCTATTACGGAGCAAAATTAACAACAAGCATTAATAACCATCCTTATAATAGAATTAGAGAATGCAACGCTTTTATAGAAGAAGTTGATGTAAAAGGTTCAAATTTGGATAAAACATTTCGTGATCAGGCAAAAGGACAAATGTACTATATGCGTGCGATGCAGTATTTTGATTTAATGCGCGTATATGGTGGTGTACCAATTGTTACGACTGTTCAGGAAGCAGCAGCTGATGATCCATCGATTCAGCTTCCGAGAGCAAAAGTTTCTGAAGTTGTAGCTCAAATCGTAAAAGATTTAGATATGGCAGCAAGTTTATTACCTGGGAATTGGGCATCAGGTGCTTATGGACGATTTACAAGAGGAGCAGCTATGGCACAAAAAGCAAGAGTATTGTTAACATTTGCGAGTCCTCTGTTTAATAAAAATTGGGATGGTTCAAATGAGCGTTGGGAAGCAGCTTTAAAAGCTGGATTAGAAGCAGAAGCTCAATTGACTGCAGACGGTTACGGATTATACGGAAGTAATGCAAAACAATGGGAACAAATGTTTTTAATTGACAATGCTTTTTGCTCAGAAGCAATTACAGTGCAGCTTTGCGGAACTGGTAATCTTTCTCAAGCCATTAATAATTCATGGGAAAAAGGAATTCGTTTATTGAGTTTAGGCGGTACAGGAGGAGGAGTTGCTGCTCCAAAAGAAATGATAGATTTATTTCCGATGGCAGATGGTAGTAGGCCAACTGCAGCAAATGGTTATAACGATTTTACTTTCTTCCTGAACAGAGATCCAAGATTTTACAGAACTTTTGCTTTCTCTGGTTCAAAATGGGGAAGTAAAGAAACTCCTAACAGCGTTCTTTGGGCTTACCGTTGGGTAGATGGTTCAAATAAAGCAGGTTTTTCAGATGGAAACACTGCAATCTCTAGTCCAGCTTTCGTTAGAAAAATGACTAATATTAATGCTAGTAAAGAAACCAACTTCCAATATTCGGGAACGGATATTTTTGAATATCGTTATGCAGAGCTATTATTGAATATTGCAGAATGTTATGCAGCTTTAGGACAGACTAACAGTACTTTAACTTATTTAGGAAGAATTAGAAATCGTGTTGGTATTCCTTCTGCAAACAATTATGGTATTGGAACATTATCTGATAAGTATCAAGCAATTGAAGCTGTTTTATATGAAAGAAGAGTAGAATTGGCGTACGAAGGAAAACGTTTCTGGGATGTTCAAAGATGGATGTTATATGATAATGAAGCTCTGCCAGGAGTTACAGGAGGTACAGTGAGTAAATTAGGTTTGACTCCAATTAACGGAACTAAACGTACGGGTAACTTTTTGCAGTACAGAGTTGCAACAACTTCTGCAACTACAGATCCTTTAGCTGCTGCTCGTGCAAGTGTAGTAGCAGATCCAGATGCGGCAAATTTTGGAGCACAATTAACAACTTTAGCAGCATTTTACAATGCAAACTTTATCCGCACGCCACTAATTACGCCGATGGATAATTTTAATGGGGCAGCTGTTAATATTAAATTTAATCCAAATTATTATATTAATGGTCTTAATACAACAGCTCTAACTTCAAACCCTTGGTTGTTACAAACGATTGGTTGGAACGATAATTTTGGAGGACAAGGAACATATAATTATCAAGAATAA